The Papaver somniferum cultivar HN1 chromosome 3, ASM357369v1, whole genome shotgun sequence genome includes a region encoding these proteins:
- the LOC113358225 gene encoding flavin mononucleotide hydrolase 1, chloroplatic has protein sequence MDSHSNLSIASSLSLSSSSSVDEKKNPNRKLPILLFDVMDTLVRDPFYHDIPAFFSMTFQELIDCKHPTAWVDFEKGLINEVELAKVFFKDGRSFDLDGLKNCMKSGFSYLDGVEALLSNLKQNSYEIHAFTNYPVWYNMIEDKLKLSNYLSWTFCSCAIGKRKPEADSYLEVLRQLEVEPDNCIFIDDRMVNVEAAKNAGIVGIQFKGAVALQEELSQLGVETIASLNGQNMNPVLEP, from the exons ATGGATTCTCACTCGAATCTCTCCATTGCGTCTTCTCTATCattatcatcgtcatcatcagtggatgaaaagaagaaccctaataGAAAGCTTCCGATTTTGCTGTttgatgttatggataccctTGTTCGTGACCCTTTTTACCATGATATTCCTGCTTTCTTTAG tatgaCTTTTCAAGAACTAATAGACTGCAAGCATCCAACTGCATGGGTTGATTTTGAGAAGGGGCTGATTAACGAG GTGGAGCTAGCTAAGGTATTCTTCAAGGACGGCAGATCTTTTGATTTGGATG GTCTTAAGAACTGTATGAAAAGCGGATTTTCCTACTTAGATGGGGTTGAGGCATTGCTTTCCAATTTGAAGCAAAACAGCTATGAGATTCATGCTTTCACAAACTATCCTGTTTG GTACAATATGATTGAAGACAAGTTAAAACTCTCAAATTACTTGTCCTGGACATTCTGCTCCTGTGCTATAG GAAAGAGAAAGCCTGAAGCTGATTCTTACTTGGAAGTTCTGAGGCAGCTTGAAGTTGAGCCAGATAACTGTATTTTCATTGACGACAG GATGGTGAACGTCGAGGCAGCAAAGAATGCTGGGATCGTCGGTATACAGTTCAAGGGCGCTGTTGCTCTCCAAGAAGAACTATCTCAACTTGGAGTCGAAACTATTGCTTCACTCAACGGTCAAAACATGAATCCAGTGCTGGAGCCGTGA